One stretch of Oncorhynchus tshawytscha isolate Ot180627B linkage group LG21, Otsh_v2.0, whole genome shotgun sequence DNA includes these proteins:
- the LOC112237579 gene encoding magnesium transporter protein 1-like, whose translation MNMYLTVLLLVLTLYGVPSAGQKKKETLLSEKVGQLMDWTGRRAVIRMNGEKFRRFVKAPPRNYSVVIMFTALQPQRQCGVCKQADEEYQILANSWRYSTAFTNKVFFATVDFDEGSDVFQMLNMNSAPSFIHFPAKGKPKKSDSYELQVRGFAAEQLARWVGDRTDVQIRVIRPPNYAGPLMLGFLLAVIGGLAYLRRNNLEFLYNKNVWAFSALCFCLIMTSGQMWNHIRGPPYAHKNPTTGQVSYIHGSSQAQFVAETHIVLFFNSAVTMGMVLLHEAATSDMDIGKRKIMCVAGIGLVMLFFSWLLSIFRAKYHGYPYSFLLS comes from the exons ATGAACATGTAtctaactgtgttgttgttggtgttgacTTTATATGGTGTCCCTTCAGCCGGACAAAAGAAAAAGGAG actctgCTCTCTGAGAAGGTAGGTCAGTTGATGGACTGGACAGGGAGAAGAGCTGTGATCCGTATGAACGGGGAGAAGTTCCGTCGCTTTGTGAAGGCTCCTCCCAGGAACTACTCTGTGGTCATCATGTTCACCGCCCTGCAGCCACAGAGACAGTGTGGTGTCTGCAA ACAGGCTGACGAGGAGTACCAGATCCTAGCTAATTCCTGGCGTTACTCCACTGCCTTCACCAACAAGGTCTTCTTCGCTACCGTCGACTTTGATGAAGGATCTGACGTCTTTCAGATG TTGAATATGAACTCGGCTCCCTCCTTCATCCATTTCCCTGCTAAAGGGAAGCCTAAGAAGTCTGACTCCTATGAGCTGCAGGTCAGAGGCTTCGCTGCAGAACAGCTGGCCCGCTGGGTTGGGGACCGCACTGACGTACAG atccGTGTGATCCGTCCTCCGAACTATGCGGGGCCGTTGATGCTGGGATTCCTGCTGGCAGTCATAGGAGGACTGGCTTACCTCCGTAGAAACAACCTGGAATTCCTCTACAACAAGAACGTCTGGGCCTTCTCTGCTCTG tGTTTCTGCCTGATCATGACTTCAGGTCAGATGTGGAACCACATTAGAGGACCTCCCTACGCCCACAAGAACCCCACCACTGGACAAGTG aGTTACATCCACGGCAGCAGTCAGGCCCAGTTTGTAGCAGAAACTCACATCGTGCTGTTCTTCA ACTCTGCTGTTACCATGGGGATGGTGCTGTTGCACGAGGCTGCCACGTCAGATATGGACATTGGCAAGAGGAAAa tcatGTGTGTAGCAGGGATCGGTCTGGTGATGCTCTTCTTCAGTTGGCTGCTGTCCATCTTTAGAGCTAAATACCATGGATACCCTTACAg